The following are from one region of the Heliangelus exortis chromosome 29, bHelExo1.hap1, whole genome shotgun sequence genome:
- the LOC139788351 gene encoding LOW QUALITY PROTEIN: band 3 anion transport protein-like (The sequence of the model RefSeq protein was modified relative to this genomic sequence to represent the inferred CDS: deleted 2 bases in 2 codons), which produces MEGPGQEAYEEGMRRSLDPEGYEDPGIKSSRLSLGEMSRASAGTASPLQAWRARAEELKPLRQYLPGRRGCYDLDGRRRGAGAPPGQARQPPSVTDVDLEASGSRRPVSHQDTHEGYVELHELVVGSTKELFWMEAAHWLKLEEDFKEAGHWNQPHLSFLTYRSLLEIRRALAKGAVLFDVEATSLAAIAHVLIDQMIYEGQLKPQDREDILRTLLLQHKHPKEGESLGTPAQLQRSGTGRAEAEQPLLREQQPLELRSLGGTEQSLGGTTSPLLPQKVPEDAEATLVLVGCAAFLDQPTLAFVRLRAAATLDGVLDVPLPVRFLWVVLGPDSPHLSYHEIGRAAATMMAERVFRRDAYLAEGRQDLLRGVEDFLEASIVLPPTETPSEQLLHALVPLQHQLLRRRYQPPEKTLGGDFLKDLGLEEPGQEEDDPLRRTGRPFGGLVRDICRRYPKYLSDIKDALSPQCLAAVIFIYFAALSPAVTFGGLLSEKTKGLMGVSELLISTCVQCVLFSLLSAQPLLVVGFSGPLLVFEEAFYSFCSANGMEYIVGRVWIGFWMILLVLVVVACEGSFLVRYLSRYTQEIFSFLISLIFIYETFSKLVTVRGGGSHGWGGVQVMFLTHGSGGRNGKKCKEGWSSPSSLSFSSSSSSSSSSFSFSFSFSPSPSPSPSPSPSPSPSPLSFLLAWPPLLSSQELIPSGSFSFSQARRLIGDFGVPISIFIMALVDFFIKDTYTQKLNVPKGLEVTNSSARGWFINPMGERTPFPIWMMFASVVPALLVFILIFLETQITTLIVSKPERKLVKGTGFHLDLLLIVAMGGLAALFGMPWLSATTVRTITHANALTVMSKTSAPGDKAQILEVKEQRISGLLVAVLIGVSILMEPILKFIPLAVLFGIFLYMGVTSLFGIQLFDRILLLLMPPKYHPSEPYVTRVKTWRMHLFTFTQIVVLVLLWVVKSTPASLALPFVLILTVPLRRFLLPRIFRDIELKCLDADDAVVTFEEVEGTDVYNEVQMPS; this is translated from the exons ATGGAGGGGCCCGGCCAG GAGGCCTACGAGGAGGGGATGAGGAGGAGCCTGGACCCTGAGGGCTACGAGGATCCTGGAATAAAGAGCTCCCGCCTGTCCCTGGGGGAGATGAGCA GGGCCAGCGCTGGCACCGCGTCCCCCCTGCAGGCTTGGAGGGCCAGAGCCGAGGAGCTGAAGCCCCTGCG GCAGTATCTGCCCGGCCGCCGGGGATGCTATGACCTGGATGGGAGGAGGCGCGGGGCCGGGGCCCCCCCGGGACAGGCCAGGCAGC CTCCGTCAGTGACCGATGTGGACCTGGAGGCATCAGGAAGCAGGAGGCCCGTGTCCCACCAGGACACCCAtgag ggctACGTGGAGCTGCACGAACTGGTCGTGGGTAGCACGAAGGAGCTGTTCTGGATGGAAGCTGCCCACTGGCTCAAACTGGAGGAGGATTTCAAGGAAGCTGGGCACTGGAATCAGCCCCATCTCTCCTTCTTGACCTACCGCAGCCTCCTGGAGATCCGCAGGGCTTTGGCCAAAG GCGCGGTGCTCTTCGATGTGGAGGCCACCTCGCTGGCTGCCATCGCCCATGTCCTCATCGACCAAATGATCTACGAGGGGCAGCTCAAACCCCAGGACCGGGAGGACATCCTGAGGAcgctgctgctgcagcacaa gcatCCCAAAGAGGGAGAATCGCTCGGGACACCCGCGCAGCTCCAGCGCTCGGGCACCGGGCGGGCAGAGGCGGAGCAACCGCTGCTGCGGGAGCAACAACCCCTGGAGCTGCGGAGCCTCGGGGGCACCGAGCAG AGCCTGGGGGGCACCACgagccccctgctcccccagaAGGTCCCCGAGGATGCTGAGGCCACCTTGGTCCTTGTGG gctgtgcagccttcctggaccaGCCCACCTTGGCCTTCGTGCGCCTGAGGGCTGCTGCCACCCTGGACGGTGTCCTCGATGTCCCCCTGCCCGTCCGTTTCCTCTGGGTGGTCCTGGGCCCCGACTCCCCCCACCTCAGCTACCACGAGATCGGCCGCGCCGCTGCCACCATGATGGCTGAGAGG GTTTTTCGTCGGGACGCTTACCTGGCCGAGGGTCGCCAGGACCTTCTGAGGGGGGTGGAGGATTTTTTGGAGGCCAGCATCGTCCTGCCACCCACCGAGACCCCCAGTGAGCAGCTGCTCCACGCCCTGGTgcccctgcagcaccagctcctccGCCGCCGCTACCAACCCCCCGAGAAGACCCTGGGAGGGGATTTCTTGAAAGACCTGG ggctggaggagccggggcaggaggaggatgatCCCCTGAGGAGGACGGGGAGACctttt ggggggttggtgaGGGACATCTGCAGGAGGTACCCCAAATATCTCAGTGACATCAAGGATGCCCTCAGCCCCCAGTGCTTGGCCGCCGTCATCTTCATCTACTTCGCGGCGCTGTCACCCGCTGTCACCTTTGGAGGGTTGCTGA gTGAGAAGACCAAGGGGCTGATGGGGGTGTCGGAGCTGCTCATCTCCACCTGTGTGCAGTGTGTCCTCTTCAGCCTCCTCAgtgctcagcctctcctcgtCGTGGGCTTTTCGGGGCCCCTCCTGGTCTTTGAGGAAGCC TTCTACTCG TTCTGCAGTGCCAATGGCATGGAGTACATCGTGGGTCGGGTCTGGATCGGGTTCTGGATgatcctgctggtgctggtggtggtggcctGCGAGGGCAGCTTCCTGGTGCGCTACCTCTCCCGCTACACCCAGGAgatcttctccttcctcatctCCCTCATCTTCATCTACGAGACCTTCTCCAAGCTCGTCAcggtgagggggggggggtcccacgGTTGGGGGGGGGTGCAGGTCATGTTCCTCACCCATGGGAGTGGGGGGAGGAATGGCAAAAAGTGCAAGGAGGGATGGAGCTCCCCTTCCagcctctccttctcctcctcctcctcctcctcctcctcctccttctccttctccttctccttctctccttctccttctccttctccttctccttctccttctccttctccttctcctctctcctttcttctc gcttggcctcctctcctctcctctcaggAGTTAATCCCatcaggatctttctctttctcacagGCCCGGCGTTTGATCGGAGACTTTGGGGTCCCCATCTCCATCTTCATCATGGCCCTGGTGGACTTCTTCATCAAGGACACCTACACCCAG AAACTCAACGTCCCCAAAGGGCTGGAGGTCACCAACTCGAGCGCCCGGGGTTGGTTCATCAACCCCATGGGGGAGAGAACCCCCTTCCCCATCTGGATGATGTTTGCCTCCGTGGTGCCCGCGCTCCTCGtcttcatcctcatcttcctcgAGACACAGATCACCAC GCTCATCGTCAGCAAGCCCGAGaggaagctggtgaagggcACGGGTTTCCACCTGGATCTGCTGCTGATCGTGGCCATGGGGGGGTTGGCAGCACTTTTTGGCATGCCCTGGCTCAGTGCCACCACCGTCCGCACCATCACCCACGCCAACGCCCTGACGGTCATGAGCAAAAcctcagctcctggggacaAGGCTCAGATCCTGGAGGTCAAGGAGCAGAGGATCAGTGGCTTGTTGGTGGCCGTGCTCATCG GTGTCTCCATCCTCATGGAGCCCATCCTGAAGTTCATCCCCCTGGCTGTGCTCTTTGGCATCTTCCTCTACATGGGTGTCACCTCCCTCTTTGGCATTCAGCTCTTTGACCgcatcctgctcctcctgatgccaCCCAAGTACCACCCCAGTGAGCCCTATGTCACCCGG GTGAAGACGTGGCGGATGCACCTCTTCACCTTCACCCAGATCGtggtcctggtgctgctctgggTGGTGAAATCCACCCCGGcctccctggctctgcccttCGTCCTCATCCTCACTGTGCCCCTGCGGCGTTTCCTCCTGCCCCGGATCTTCAGGGACATCGAGCTCAAATGT TTGGACGCAGACGACGCTGTGGTGACATTTGAGGAGGTGGAGGGGACAGATGTCTACAACGAGGTGCAGATGCCCAGCTAA